One Sphingopyxis macrogoltabida genomic region harbors:
- a CDS encoding IS256-like element ISSpma2 family transposase, translating into MTEDRLLIEELAAKGGQPDFLRTIAENVLQLIMEADVDGLIGAGRHERSSERATWRNGYRDRSLDTRVGTLNLKIPKLRAGSYFPGFLEPRKMVEKALVAVIQEAWIGGVSTRRVDELVQAMGMTGISKSTVSKLCKDIDERVHAFLKRPLTGEWPYLWLDATYLKVREGGRIISVAAIIAMAVNTEGRREIVGLHIGPSEAEVFWSDFLKDLVRRGLTGVKLVISDAHEGLKGAITRVMGATWQRCRVHFMRNALSYVPKGQNTVVAAAIRQVFLQPDQKSATQVWRQVADQLRTRWPKLGACMDEAETDVLAYTGFPTQHRTKLHSTNPLERLNKEVKRRADVVGIFPNEDSIIRLVGAVLMEQNDEWQLQHRYMQIEGMAELNQPMIEEENQPLHITAKAA; encoded by the coding sequence ATGACCGAGGACAGATTACTGATCGAAGAGCTGGCTGCAAAGGGCGGCCAACCGGATTTTTTGCGCACCATCGCCGAGAACGTGCTGCAGCTGATCATGGAGGCCGACGTTGATGGCCTGATCGGCGCGGGTCGCCACGAACGCAGCAGCGAGCGCGCGACCTGGCGCAACGGCTATCGCGACCGTTCGCTGGATACCCGGGTAGGCACGCTGAACCTGAAAATCCCCAAGCTGCGTGCTGGGTCCTATTTTCCGGGCTTCCTTGAGCCCCGCAAGATGGTCGAGAAAGCGCTGGTTGCGGTGATCCAGGAAGCGTGGATCGGCGGGGTCAGCACCCGGCGGGTCGATGAACTCGTCCAGGCCATGGGCATGACCGGCATCTCCAAGTCCACCGTCTCCAAGCTTTGCAAGGACATTGACGAGCGCGTCCATGCCTTTCTGAAACGCCCGCTCACCGGCGAATGGCCGTATCTCTGGCTCGATGCCACCTATCTCAAGGTACGCGAAGGCGGGCGGATCATCAGCGTTGCCGCAATAATCGCCATGGCCGTCAACACCGAGGGCCGGCGCGAGATCGTCGGCCTGCATATCGGCCCCTCGGAAGCGGAGGTCTTCTGGTCCGACTTCCTGAAGGACCTTGTTCGGCGCGGTCTTACCGGCGTGAAGCTGGTCATCTCCGATGCTCACGAGGGCCTCAAGGGCGCGATCACCCGCGTCATGGGCGCCACCTGGCAGCGCTGCCGGGTGCACTTCATGCGCAATGCCCTGTCCTATGTGCCCAAGGGCCAGAACACTGTCGTCGCCGCCGCGATCCGCCAGGTCTTCCTGCAGCCCGATCAGAAAAGCGCAACGCAGGTCTGGCGACAGGTCGCCGACCAGTTGCGCACCCGTTGGCCCAAGCTCGGCGCCTGCATGGACGAGGCCGAAACCGACGTGCTCGCCTACACCGGCTTCCCCACCCAGCACCGCACGAAGTTACACTCAACCAATCCGCTCGAGCGGCTCAACAAGGAGGTCAAGCGCCGCGCCGACGTCGTCGGAATCTTCCCGAACGAAGACAGCATCATCCGCCTCGTCGGGGCTGTGCTGATGGAGCAGAACGACGAGTGGCAGCTCCAGCACCGATACATGCAGATCGAAGGCATGGCCGAACTCAACCAACCCATGATCGAGGAGGAAAATCAGCCCCTACACATCACCGCCAAAGCCGCCTGA
- a CDS encoding gamma-glutamyl-gamma-aminobutyrate hydrolase family protein: protein MSARPVLGIIACNRQVGAEYAQAVMNRYATAAMRHADCAALLIPSLPEYMRADEIVGRLDGVLLTGSPSNVEPARYGEDDAGEGPFDPDRDRMMRDLVEAVIAAQRPLFGICRGFQDINVALGGTLRRDTATNGELLRHHTPDGTLFDAMFDHRHHVDLAEGGMLASAYGASSLDVNSVHYQGIGRLGDGLSVEARAPDGLVEAFSARPNGAPLLAVQWHPEWAVDGNSESQTYFHLLGRGLRGEL from the coding sequence ATGTCCGCCCGTCCCGTCCTTGGCATCATCGCCTGCAACCGGCAGGTGGGAGCGGAATATGCGCAGGCGGTGATGAACCGCTATGCGACGGCGGCGATGCGCCATGCCGATTGCGCGGCGCTCCTGATCCCGTCGCTGCCCGAATATATGCGCGCCGACGAGATCGTCGGCCGTCTGGACGGCGTGCTGCTCACCGGGTCACCGTCGAATGTCGAACCGGCGCGTTATGGCGAAGACGATGCGGGCGAGGGACCGTTCGACCCCGACCGCGACCGGATGATGCGCGATCTTGTCGAGGCGGTGATTGCGGCGCAGCGCCCGCTGTTCGGCATCTGCCGGGGGTTTCAGGACATCAACGTCGCGCTCGGCGGGACGTTGCGGCGCGACACGGCGACGAACGGCGAGCTGCTGCGCCACCATACGCCCGACGGGACGCTGTTCGACGCGATGTTCGATCATCGCCATCATGTCGACCTGGCCGAGGGCGGCATGCTGGCGTCGGCCTATGGCGCTTCGTCGCTCGACGTCAATTCGGTGCATTATCAAGGCATCGGCCGGCTCGGCGACGGCCTGTCGGTCGAGGCACGCGCCCCCGACGGGCTGGTCGAGGCGTTCAGTGCGCGGCCGAACGGCGCGCCCCTGCTCGCTGTGCAGTGGCACCCCGAATGGGCGGTCGACGGCAACAGCGAAAGCCAGACCTATTTCCACCTGCTCGGACGCGGGTTAAGGGGGGAATTATGA
- a CDS encoding glucokinase, with amino-acid sequence MSEAIVTVDIGGTHARFAIAGVEGGRVLSLGEATTLHTSDHASFQTAWQDFARQQGGSLPRGVAIAIAGPTRGEIIRFTNNPWIIRPALIREKLDVERHILVNDFEAVGHAVAQADTAYFERLCGPDEPLPETGTISVIGPGTGLGVAHVWRDGGAYRVQATEGGHIDFAPLDSIEDAILARLRKRHRRVSIERVVSGPGIVDIYETLAALEGRAVTPLDDRAIWTNALGGEDSLAAAAVDRFCLSLGSVSGDLALAQGASGVVIAGGLGLRIRSSLVQSGFPERFVEKGRFEGFMSALPVKLITHPQPGLFGAAAAFARQYS; translated from the coding sequence ATGAGCGAAGCCATCGTCACGGTCGATATTGGCGGAACCCACGCGCGCTTTGCGATCGCCGGGGTCGAGGGCGGCCGGGTCCTCTCGCTCGGCGAAGCGACGACGCTGCACACCAGCGATCATGCGAGTTTCCAGACCGCCTGGCAGGATTTTGCGCGCCAGCAGGGCGGAAGCCTGCCGCGCGGTGTCGCGATCGCGATCGCCGGGCCGACGCGTGGTGAAATCATTCGCTTCACCAACAACCCCTGGATCATTCGCCCGGCCTTGATCCGCGAAAAGCTGGATGTCGAGCGCCACATACTCGTCAATGATTTCGAAGCCGTGGGGCACGCCGTTGCACAGGCCGATACCGCTTATTTCGAGCGACTTTGCGGTCCTGACGAACCGCTGCCCGAAACCGGCACGATCAGCGTGATCGGTCCGGGCACCGGGCTTGGCGTCGCACATGTCTGGCGCGATGGCGGCGCTTACCGCGTCCAGGCGACCGAGGGCGGCCATATCGATTTCGCGCCGCTCGACAGCATCGAGGATGCGATCCTTGCCCGGCTGCGCAAACGGCACCGGCGGGTGTCGATCGAACGCGTCGTGTCGGGGCCGGGTATCGTCGATATTTACGAGACGCTCGCCGCGCTCGAAGGCCGCGCGGTGACTCCGCTCGACGACAGGGCGATCTGGACCAACGCGCTGGGCGGCGAGGACAGCTTGGCAGCGGCGGCAGTCGATCGTTTCTGCCTGTCGCTAGGTAGCGTGTCGGGCGACCTCGCGCTGGCGCAGGGGGCGAGCGGGGTGGTGATTGCGGGGGGGCTTGGCTTACGGATTCGCAGCAGCCTCGTGCAATCGGGCTTTCCCGAGCGCTTCGTCGAGAAGGGGCGGTTTGAGGGCTTCATGTCGGCGCTGCCGGTGAAGCTAATCACGCATCCGCAGCCTGGCCTGTTCGGCGCCGCCGCCGCTTTCGCGCGCCAATATAGCTGA